The following are encoded together in the Malaya genurostris strain Urasoe2022 chromosome 3, Malgen_1.1, whole genome shotgun sequence genome:
- the LOC131435851 gene encoding U6 snRNA-associated Sm-like protein LSm2 yields the protein MLFYSFFKSLVGKDVVVELKNDLSICGTLHSVDQYLNIKLTDISVTDPEKYPHMLSVKNCFIRGSVVRYVQLPGDEVDTQLLQDAARKEAVTSVR from the exons ATG TTGTTCTATtcgtttttcaaatcgttggttGGGAAGGACGTGGTAGTAGAATTGAAAAATGATTTGAG caTTTGTGGTACACTTCATTCTGTTGATCAATATCTTAATATAAAGTTAACTGATATTAGTGTCACTGACCCGGAAAAGTACCCCCACATGCTATCAGTCAAGAATTGTTTTATACGGGGATCCGTAGTTCGGTATGTTCAACTTCCTGGTGATGAAGTTGATACACAACTTTTGCAGGATGCAGCAAGAAAGGAGGCAGTAACTAGTGTCCGATAA